One Fusobacterium varium genomic window, AATAAAAGGAATTGAAGAAAGAGAGGTACTACAGAAAAAAGAAAAGAAAAAAGTATTTAAAGGAATCAATAAAATTAGAGAAATTAACAGACCAGACGGAATGAGAAGTACAGGAGTGACAAGAGAACTTAATAAATTATCAAGATTTTTAAAAAGTCTTGATAATGGAGAAACAGGGTACAACAATCTTGATATTAAATTGGAAAAGGAGGGTAACTCATGGGAAATTTAAGAAGGAAAACATTATTATCATTAATACTTTGTAATTTTTGTTTTAACACTGTTGTTATGGGAGAGATTATACCAGCTAGTGTGTTGATGGAGCAAGAGCAAAGAAATGCAAATAATGAAGTGAGAACAGGGAAAAGCATATTTTATAACAATGGAAATACTGTAAGGATTGAAAAGAGGAAATTGAATGAAAAAAATAAGCCTGATGACACAGAAAGAGAAGATAAAGAAACTGGAAAACCAGTTGAAAAAGGGGAAAGTGAATCTTCGGAAAATAACAATCAAGGAAAGGCAGCAGCAGATATGGGAGAACAAAAAACAAAGGAGAGCTAGAGCTAAGAAACTTCTAAGGCTAGGGTTAGCTTTAGAAGTTACTCAGCTATTTATTTATTCACAAGAGATAATATTAGGTCATTTATTTCAATTTAAAAAAGTTATGCCAGTAGATCAGGAAAAGTTAAAAATCTATGGAGAGGAAATATTAAAGGAAATAGACAGGCATGATGAAGAGGTAATATCAGACTTAACCAAAGAAGAGAAAAAGGCAAGAAACCATAAATTAATAACTTATGGAGCATTATTTGAAATAGCAGGAGTAACAGAAGTAAATTTAGCTGTTATGCTTGGCTATTTAGACAGGCTTCATGGAAAAGAAAATAACTATAGGAACTTTTGCTACCAGGAAGGGAAAATATATTTTTTTAAAAATGAAAAGAAATAAAGAGAGGACTGGTTCGTAACTACCAGTCCCTATGCAGCGGCTTAGAATTTTGTTCTAGTGAAGTACTTTATATACCAAGAAGAACAAAATTACAATAACAAAAATATAACTCTTTTTCAAAATCAACACCCCCTTTCTTTAAGGGATCGTTTTTTAAAACCGCCGCACCAGTATATATTAGCATATTTAAGAGTAAAAAAAAAGAGATATCTGGTTACGACAGATATCTCTCTACTTGGTGTTAATTTTGAAATTCATTTTTGTTATTGTAATTGAATTATATACCTAATCTACTAAAAAGTCAAGCAAATACTAAGGAGGAAGAAAGATGGAAGAGAAAAAATTTTATGAGAGTTTTCATGAAAATGGGAAGTTAAAAGAAAGATGTCCTTTAAATAGAAAAGGAGAGCTTCATGGTTGGAAAATAGTCTTTGATGAGCTGGGAAATGAAATAGAGAAGATAAAATATGTAAATGATATGAGGATAGGAAATCCATTTTCAGCAAAAACACCAGAGCAAATAGTCGGAATGTTAGGAGGAACTATAGAAGATGACCCTTTTGACGAAGAAGGAGAGGGAGAAATCGTTATAACAGACAAAACAGCGTCTACACTACTATTAGGAGAGAAATATTATAAAGAAGAACAAGAAAATGGACTACAGGCACTGATGAAAGACTTAGGGGTATCTAATTATAAAGAATTATTAGAGTATATGAAAAGTGAAGAACACAAGGAAGAACAGATAGTAAAGGACTTTAAAGAGTTTTTTAATTACTATGAAGAAAAAGAAGTGATTGAAAATGAAAAGTAATTTATATCAGTATTTTAGCTGTGAGAATAAAGAAGAGCTTTATTTAAAGTTAAAAAATAATGACAAAGAAGTGAAAGAATTATCAGAATATCTTGAATATGCCAAAAAAGATTTAGATATTGAAAAGATAAGATTTCAAGGTAGAGATAAATTAAAAGAATATTTGAAAAATAATGTATCTCTAAATAAAAATGAAGTACAAATACTCATGTTGGATAGTAATTTTAATTTACAAAAGGATACTAAAATAGACATAGATAGCTCTTTTAAAGAAATTATGAAAGAATCTTATGATGAAAAGGCAAGATCAGTAATTTTACTTTATCATGAAGGAAATATTGATAAAGTTATTACTAATAAAGATAAAATACAAGAATTAGAAAATAATTTAGAGATTGCAGATTATCGTATTCTTGAAACACTAAAAATTGATAATGATTTGAGAATTTCTTCTAGTATAGATGAACAAATATTAACACTTCAGGAAGAAGATATTATAAATCAAAAAGAAACTCAAAATCATAGTAAAGATATAGAAATTGTGAAAGCTCCAGAGTATAACGAATTTATGGATTATTACGCTAAAAAAGAACTGCCAGGCTTAGATGTTGTAAAAGATAAAGAGAGAATAAAAGAAATTTTAAAAGTGTCATATCAAGAATCCAATCAAGAAAACTTTGGAGTAATAAAATATGATAAAGACTACAAAGTAACAGATATAAATATTTTATTTAAAGGAGGCATAACAAAAGCTTTTATTGATCCCAAAATTCTTATACCAACACTTTTAGATGAGCAGGTAAAAGGAATTGAAATTTTTCATAATCACCCAAGTCAAAGTCCTACACCAAGTCAGGAAGATATAAGTTCAACTGAACTCTTACAAAGATTAGCTGAAAACTTAGATAAAGAATTATTAGATCATTACATAGTAGCTAAAGAAAGTGTATTTAGTTTTAAAGATGAGTGGCTACTAGAAGAGAAAAAAGATATAGGCAAGAATTATGAAATTAGCGAAAAAGAGCCAGATATTAAAAATGAAAAGAAAAATAAATTTAAGGAAGAAAGAGAAAAATTTGTAGATGATGTAATAAAGAGCCTTGAAGCAGGAAAAATACCATGGGAAAAAGATTGGAATAATGTATCAGGACCTATACAAAACCCAATAACAGGAACAAAGTATAGAGGAATAAATAATATAAAATTATATGCAGCAATGATAAAAAAAGGATATACAGATAATAGATGGGTAACTTTCAAACAGGCACAGAAAGAAGAATGGAAAATAAGGAAAGGGGAAAAAGGTACATCTATTGAAATTTTTAAATACTATGATAAATTGACTAAAAAAGATTTAGATAGAGAAATGTTAAGAACATTATCATTAGAAAAGCAGAGAGAATATTGGGTAAAAAATGTATACCCAATGGGAAAAACATATGTTGTATTCAATGCAGAACAAATAGAAGGTATACCTCCATTAGAACATAAAAAAGTAGAGATAGATTATAACAAGCTGGATAAGATAATAGAAAACAGTGGAGTAACATTTAAATATGGAGGCAATGAAGCCTATTACAATAAAGCAAAAGACATGATAGTTTTACCAAGAAAGGAACAATTCAAATCAGAATCTGTTTTTTATGGTACAGCTTTACATGAACTAGCTCATAGCACAGGACATGAAGCTAGATTAAATAGAATAATGAAGGGAGGATTTGGGAGTAAAAAATACGCAAGGGAGGAACTTGTTGCAGAGTTCGCTAGTGTTTTTATAGGACAAGAAAAAGGAGTAGGTTATACAGAAAGAAATTTAGAAAATAGTAAGGCATATATTCAAGAGTGGGTCAGTGTATTAAAAAATGACAAGAATGAGTTATTTGCTGCTATTAAAGACGCAGAAAAAGCGTCAGAAATGGTAATGGGATATGAATTAGGAAAAGAATTAAATATAGATAAAAGCAAGAATAAGGGAATTGAGAGATAAAAAAATACCAAAAGAGAGTTTAATGCTCTCTTTTTTTGTTTTTATAATACTGTATATTTGTATAGAATATATAGCTTCAAAAATCAAGCAGTTTTTATACTAATAAATATAAAAAAATTATAGGAGGAAAATTTTATGGAAAAACTGAAACAAAAATCTAAAGGAATGAGAAAGCATTTAATACTTTTAGCACTAATGACAATTAGTCTAAGTGCTATGGCAACCACTGCTGACGCACCTTGGCTTAGTGTTTTTGATAAGCTAATGAATATTTTAGTTGGTCCAACAGCAAGAATAATAGCTATCCTTGCAGTTGCTTTAGTAGGACTAAAAATGATTTTCGGTCAAATGGAAGAAGGAGGAAAACAAGGTATGAAAGCAGCAATGGGTATAGCTCTCATGTTTTTTGCTAGTACATGGGTTCCGAGTTTCTTTGGATATAGTGGTTCTGTATTAATTGGGTAAAAGGAGAAGGTAAATGGCAGGTTTTATGAATTTCAAACCTAAGAAGGGGTTGAAAGGTCAGAAAATGAGAAGTTTAAATCCTCTTGATCCTGGTACTAATCTTTATCTACAGATGGCAAATCAATGTAAAAAGTGGCAATTAGCTTTTATTGCCACTTTCATACTACTTGTTTTATCAGGGATAGCCTATTTTAATCTATCCAAAGAAGTAAGAATAAAACCGTATGTTGTAGAGGTTAATAAGGAAGCAGGAGAGATAAAGACAATAGGGGTCATAGATAACATTAAATATACAGTTGATGATAACCTAATTTTTTCTATGCTATCAGATCATGTAACAAATACAAGAACAATTTCTTTAGATATAGTTTTTTGCTACAAGACTATCAAAAGACAGTATAACTTTGTAGACAAGGTAACAGGTTTAAAACTAAATGAACTTGTAGCAAGAGAGGAAATAGACAAGAAAATTCAACAACAACAAAGTAGAGATGTAAAAATTACTTCTCTTTTAAAAGTAAGCGAGAATAACTATCAAGTAAGATGGCTTGAAAGAAGTTATACAAAAGGAAGTTTAGAAGCAGTAGAGAAAATGGCTGGAATATTTACTGTGAAAATATTAGCACCAGCTACAGAGGAAGCAAAAATTATAAATCCTTTAGGAATAACAATAACAGATTTTAATTTTGCTCCTGAAATAATGGGACAAGGAGAGAAATAATGAAATATATAACGAGAGAAGAAAAAGTTTTAAATATAGTAATAGCTATCATTTTTAATGTAAGCATATATATTTTAATTAATTTATATGACTTAAAATATAAAAGTTTATACATGATAGCATTAAATATTTTTTTAATACTCATATGGTATGGACTTTTTGCGACTTCAAAAAGTATAGAGGAAGAAAGCAAAATATCCAAAGAAAAAGAAGAAAAATTATTAGAAATAAAACTTAGTTTTATTAAAAATATTATGGTAGATGAGAAGGTTAAAGAATTTGAAAAAGTTTTAAATATTCTACCAGAAGAGGATAAATCAGATTTTATAAAGTCTGTTTATGAGAATTTAATAACTGAAAAAATAGAAGAATTAGCACCTATGAAGGGGGAAGATGATTAATGAAAAAGAAGATTTTGATTATATTCTGTCTGCTATCTTCACTTATGATGGCAGCAGATCAAGCAGAAATAAATCCTGATTATAACATAGAAGCCACAG contains:
- the trbC gene encoding conjugal transfer protein TrbC; translated protein: MEKLKQKSKGMRKHLILLALMTISLSAMATTADAPWLSVFDKLMNILVGPTARIIAILAVALVGLKMIFGQMEEGGKQGMKAAMGIALMFFASTWVPSFFGYSGSVLIG
- the trbF gene encoding conjugal transfer protein TrbF — translated: MAGFMNFKPKKGLKGQKMRSLNPLDPGTNLYLQMANQCKKWQLAFIATFILLVLSGIAYFNLSKEVRIKPYVVEVNKEAGEIKTIGVIDNIKYTVDDNLIFSMLSDHVTNTRTISLDIVFCYKTIKRQYNFVDKVTGLKLNELVAREEIDKKIQQQQSRDVKITSLLKVSENNYQVRWLERSYTKGSLEAVEKMAGIFTVKILAPATEEAKIINPLGITITDFNFAPEIMGQGEK